Genomic DNA from bacterium:
ACTGGTTTTGCAGTAACATTGGCAATAATAGGTATCTGTGGAGTTCTAATCTCTACCGCAGACAATGCCCTGGCTAATTTTTCTTGAGCAGGTAACATATAACTTGAATGGAAGGCACCGTTTACGGCTAATGGAATTGCCTTTTTTGCCCCTGCTGACACTGCTTTTTGAGCGGCTTTTTCCAGATAGTCCTTCATTCCAGAGATGACAATCTGCCCCGGGCAATTAATATTGGCTATCTCTACGGATTCCTCCAGGCAAATTCGCTCTACCTCAGTCCTTTCCAATCCGAGGACAGCTATCATTCCTGTTGGATGTTTTTCTGCCTGCTCCTGCATAAATTGTGCCCTTTTCTGAACGATGCACACCGCCTCTTTAAATTCTATACCCCCAGCGGCAGCTAAGGCACTGTATTCCCCCAGACTATGGCCAGCCAGGTAAACAGGCAGTTGGCAGTAAGCAGTAGGCAATAAGATTTCTTTTAATACTTGTAGACAAGCGATGGTGGTGGTTAATATTGCAGGCTGAGAATATTGGGTTTGCGAGAGTTTTTCAATCACACCTTCAAAACATAACTTTGTCTGGGGA
This window encodes:
- the fabD gene encoding ACP S-malonyltransferase, with protein sequence MKKIAYVFPGQGSQYVGMGYEFYQNFKSAKEIFDQADAVLGYPQTKLCFEGVIEKLSQTQYSQPAILTTTIACLQVLKEILLPTAYCQLPVYLAGHSLGEYSALAAAGGIEFKEAVCIVQKRAQFMQEQAEKHPTGMIAVLGLERTEVERICLEESVEIANINCPGQIVISGMKDYLEKAAQKAVSAGAKKAIPLAVNGAFHSSYMLPAQEKLARALSAVEIRTPQIPIIANVTAKPVIEPNEIRVSLTKQIACTVLWEDSVRFMINEGINTFIEIGPGRVLKGLIRRIDSAVEVKNVENMDSLVDSR